Part of the Deltaproteobacteria bacterium genome is shown below.
CGCCCGCGCGCCGGCTGCTCGCGCGGGCCGCCGATCTCGGCGTGGGCGTGCCGGGAGGTCCGAAGCGCGCGGACCTGGTCCAGCGCGTCCTGCGCCAGCCGGTCGCGGCGGGCGTGCTCTTCGCCGCCGGCGCAGCGGCTCGGGTCGAGGGCAGCTTCGGGCGCCTCGAGGCGGACCCGAACGGCGGCCTCTACGCCCCCGAGAGCGAGCTCGACCGGATCCAGTACGAGGTCGCGATCGAGGCAAGGCCCGCCGATCCCGCACGGCTCGGCGAGGAGCGCGCGCTTCCGCCCGCGGAGGGCGGGGAGCGCTTCCTCGCGCTTCCTCCGCTCTCGGAGGCCGTGACGGCGCTCGCGCTCCGCATCGTGGCCGGCGCCGCGACCGATGCCGAGCGCGCCGCCGCGCTCGAGCGCCACCTGCGCCGTACCGGCCGCTACGCGGACCGCCCCCCGCCCGAGCGCCCCGGCGACCCGCGCTCGCCCGTCGAGGCCTTCCTCCTCGAGAACACCGCCGGCCACTGCGAGTACTTCGCCAGCGGGATGGTCGTGCTGGCGCGCGCGATCGGGCTCCCGGCGCGGCTCGTGAACGGCTTCGCGGGTGGCAGCGAGAACGCGATCGGCGGCTTCGTCGAGCTGAGCCGGTCCGATGCCCACGCCTGGGTGGAGGTGCACTTCGAGCGCGCGGGCTGGGTCCGCTACGACCCGACCCCGGTCGACGCGCGCCTGCACGCCGAAGGGTCCGGCCTCCTCCGGGGGCTGCGTGAGCTCGGCAGCGCCGCCGAGCACTGGTGGTTCCAGCACGTGGTCGAGTTCGATCGCTCGCACCAGATGCGCGCGCTGCGGAGCGGCTGGCTCGCCTGGCGGCGCTGGCGCGACGCGCAGCGCGCCCCCGGAGCCGGCCCCGCACCGCGCGCGCCCGCCCGCGAGCGCCTCGACCCGCGCGCGGCCGCCCCGTACGCGATCGCGCTGGTCGGGGCCACGGCGCTCGCGTGGACGGTGTGGCGCTGGCGCCGCCGCCGCGGCCGCAGCGCCCGCCCGAGCGGCTCGCTCGGCCAGCGCGCGACCCGGCTCTACGCCGAGGCGTTGCGCCTGCTCGAGCAGCGCCGCGGCCTCGTCCGTGCGCGCGCCGTGCCGGCGCGGGAGTTCGCGCGCGAGGCGGGGCGCGCCGTCCCGCCCGCCGCCGCCGCCGCGCTCTGGTCGCTCACCGAGGCCTATCTCGCCGAGCGTTTCGGCGGCCAGCATCCAGAGGCGCCGCGCGCCGCGCTGCGCACCCTGCGTGATACCCTGCGCCGCCGATGACGGACGCCGCCCGAAGGCCTCGAGGACGCCGGCCACGCGAGGAGCAGCGGGCGGAGCCTGCGCCGCCGCGCACCGTGGCGCTCGACGCCATGGGGGGCGACCACGCGCCCGGGGCACCGCTGCGCGCCGCCGTCGCGCTCGCGCGCGAGAGCGACATCGGGCTGCTGCTGGTGGGCGACGCCGAGCGCCTGGCTCCCGCGCTCGCCCGCGCCGGCCTCGCTCCCGGGCGCGTCGAGCTCCTCCACGCGCCCGACGCCGTGCCGATGGACGAGTCGCCCCAGGCGGCGGCGCGGCGCGAGGCCTCCTCGCTGGCGCTCGCGGCGCGCGCGGTGGCGGACGGCCGCGCCCAGGCGCTGGTCTCGGCGGGCAACACCGGGGCGCTCCTGCTCCACGCCGTGCGCGCGATCCCGCGCCTGCCCGGCGTGCGGCGGGCGGCGCTGGCGGCCGTCCACCCGACCCTGCCGCGCCCGCACAACCCCGACCCCTTCGCGCTGCTCCTCGACGTCGGCGCCAACGTCCACAGCGAGCCCGAGGACCTGCTCCAGTTCGCGCTGATGGGCGCCGCCTATGCCTCCTGCATCTCGAAGGTCGAGCGCCCGAGCGTCGGCCTGCTCAACATCGGCGAGGAGGCCGGCAAGGGCGACGAGCTCCTGCGCGCCGCCCACACCCTGCTCGCCGCCGCCCCCGGGCTCGCCTTCCGGGGCAACGTCGAGGGCCGCGACGTGCCGCTCGGGGCGGCCGACGTGGTGGTGTGTCCGGGCATCCTCGGCAACGTGGTCCTGAAGCTGCTCGAGAGCATGGGCGAAGTGATGACGCGGATGGGGGACGGCGTGTACCGCCAGCGCCTGCGCTGGCGCGCCGGCCGCTTCCTGCTCCGCGACGGCCTGGCGCGGGTCTCGAACCTCCTCGACTACGCCGCCTATGGCGGCGCGCCGATCCTCGGCTTCGAGCGCATCGTGATCAAGGCCCACGGCCGCTCGCAGGCCCGTGCGCTCGAGAACGCGGTGAAGGTCGCCGCCAAGGCCGTGCGCGACGACGTCTGCGGTGCGATTGCCGCGCGCCTCGCGCCGCCGCGCCCGCCGGCGGGACCGTGACCGGCCCGCGCCCCGGGCCGCGCGCGCGGCCCTTCGTGTTCCTCGACCGCGACGGCACGCTGGTGCGCGACACGGGCTACCCGCACCGCCCGGAGGACTACGCGCTCCTGCCCGGCGCGGTGGCCGGCGCCCTCGCGCTGGCCCGCGCCGGCTACGTGCTCGCGATCGCCACCAACCAGAGCGGGATCGGGCGCGGTCGCTTCGGGCTCGCGGACTTCGAGCGCTTCCAGGGCCGGCTGGCGGCCGACCTGGCCGCCGGCGGCGTCGTGCTCGGCGCCACGCTCCTGTGTCCCCATGCCCCCGCCGACGGCTGCGCGTGCCGCAAGCCGGCGCCCGGCCTGCTGCTGCGCGCGCGCGACGAGCTCGGCGCGGATCTCGCGGCGAGCTGGATGGTGGGCGACGGGTCGCGCGACGTGGAGGCCGCCCGCCGCGCCGGCTGTCGCGGCGCGGTGCGGGTGGGGATCGCGGCGCCCGCGCGCGCGCGTGCGGGCGAGGACCCCTTCGCGCTCGAGGCCCGCGATCTCGCGGAGGCCGCGCGCCGCATCCTCGGCTACGGCGCGCCGTAGAGGGGGTGCGTCTGCGGGATCAGCCGCACGTCCTCGAGGGTGCGGGCCGCCTCGCGCTGGAGCGCGAGCAGGCGCTCCGCCGGGGGCCGGAGCGCCCCGGCACGCGGCGTCACCGGCTGGAGCACCACCGGCGTGGCCGGGTCGACGCGTGCAATCGCCTCCCACGCGGCGCGCAGCTCCTCGTCGCGGCTCGTCTCGCTCACGACGAGCTTCACGTAGGACTCGGGCGCGCCGCGCGCGACCATGAGGAAGCGCTCGTGGAGGGCCGTGAACGAGCGGCCCGGCTGCGCGAGCACCGCGCTCGGCTCGCCCTCCCGGCGCACCTCGCTCGCGAGCTTCCAGTCCATCGACACGACGTCGACGGCCTCGCGCACCGCCGCCAGCGCATCGGGCAGATGGCCAGCGGTCTCGAGCAGGAGGCGCGGGCCGCGGCCGCGCAGCGCGGCGCCGAGCGCGGCCACCACCT
Proteins encoded:
- a CDS encoding DUF3488 and transglutaminase-like domain-containing protein, yielding MSARAERSLPPRPRSSYVLAGVSSLALVVTGELLAPAVVLQGAALLASLRLRDHPRAWQRSALVLNGALGAVVALAIGLWLHGALALVALAHFAHLALGLQLLDARPRRSDFLLVALALFQVLLAANLTDSLLFPPLLVVFVLAMTWTLVVHTLWAEALAHGEPWRAERAIAPGLARTTIVATGLSLVLAVAIFLVLPRVRSGALAAPGLLAAPQAGFSDRIALGDLGRIRQDPTVVLRVETLRGEVPPRAEAYWRGLAFDHFDGRHWSVTPPARRLLARAADLGVGVPGGPKRADLVQRVLRQPVAAGVLFAAGAAARVEGSFGRLEADPNGGLYAPESELDRIQYEVAIEARPADPARLGEERALPPAEGGERFLALPPLSEAVTALALRIVAGAATDAERAAALERHLRRTGRYADRPPPERPGDPRSPVEAFLLENTAGHCEYFASGMVVLARAIGLPARLVNGFAGGSENAIGGFVELSRSDAHAWVEVHFERAGWVRYDPTPVDARLHAEGSGLLRGLRELGSAAEHWWFQHVVEFDRSHQMRALRSGWLAWRRWRDAQRAPGAGPAPRAPARERLDPRAAAPYAIALVGATALAWTVWRWRRRRGRSARPSGSLGQRATRLYAEALRLLEQRRGLVRARAVPAREFAREAGRAVPPAAAAALWSLTEAYLAERFGGQHPEAPRAALRTLRDTLRRR
- the plsX gene encoding phosphate acyltransferase PlsX — translated: MTDAARRPRGRRPREEQRAEPAPPRTVALDAMGGDHAPGAPLRAAVALARESDIGLLLVGDAERLAPALARAGLAPGRVELLHAPDAVPMDESPQAAARREASSLALAARAVADGRAQALVSAGNTGALLLHAVRAIPRLPGVRRAALAAVHPTLPRPHNPDPFALLLDVGANVHSEPEDLLQFALMGAAYASCISKVERPSVGLLNIGEEAGKGDELLRAAHTLLAAAPGLAFRGNVEGRDVPLGAADVVVCPGILGNVVLKLLESMGEVMTRMGDGVYRQRLRWRAGRFLLRDGLARVSNLLDYAAYGGAPILGFERIVIKAHGRSQARALENAVKVAAKAVRDDVCGAIAARLAPPRPPAGP
- a CDS encoding HAD family hydrolase, with product MTGPRPGPRARPFVFLDRDGTLVRDTGYPHRPEDYALLPGAVAGALALARAGYVLAIATNQSGIGRGRFGLADFERFQGRLAADLAAGGVVLGATLLCPHAPADGCACRKPAPGLLLRARDELGADLAASWMVGDGSRDVEAARRAGCRGAVRVGIAAPARARAGEDPFALEARDLAEAARRILGYGAP
- a CDS encoding 7-carboxy-7-deazaguanine synthase QueE, with translation MPLRGRFVEVFSSAQGEGPHVGASTLFVRLGGCDLRCRWCDSPHTWRPTDTCRLETRRGSGAFRVVPNPVAIDEIVAAAEALEVERHRFVSLTGGEPLLQPEVVAALGAALRGRGPRLLLETAGHLPDALAAVREAVDVVSMDWKLASEVRREGEPSAVLAQPGRSFTALHERFLMVARGAPESYVKLVVSETSRDEELRAAWEAIARVDPATPVVLQPVTPRAGALRPPAERLLALQREAARTLEDVRLIPQTHPLYGAP